The Myxococcota bacterium genome has a segment encoding these proteins:
- a CDS encoding parallel beta-helix domain-containing protein, giving the protein MTRTEARSRTRARGRTVAARLPAAVVRVAALVAVLVAAAAPLAAASDRHVVRVAPSGSIQEAIDAAPAGSVVEVEPGVYHEALTVDRPGIVLRGLVRGDARPVLDGRGELGDGVIASGSPFAMSGFEVRHYRGNGVTTQGVDGVLLSDLVIDDTGLYGVYPVQSRNIEITHCTVTRIRDAGIYVGESNGALVAHNEVHRNVAGIEIENTNDALVRDNLVYDNTAGILVFVLPGKVQKEGLRTRVVRNFSLRNDRDNFGDPESIVGKLPFGIGLMVMGADDTELVDNVVKENRSAGIAVVRLAEDQAAKDPALEPLSDRTRIGFNYVSGNGVAPHPTIARAYGGGADVMWDGTGSGNCEDLADAATRGGAPLARCVDAPQGAQARTEAAPEAAPRASAPTTAAPATAAPIDGPVVRIRGMRFEPRTLEVTRGATVTWINEDAVTHTVTSGVGTVPTNAPLASPFLARGATYRHTFEREGDYEYLCLPHLDQAPMRGAHVVVTGAGGDARADAD; this is encoded by the coding sequence GTGACCCGCACCGAAGCCCGCTCTCGCACGCGCGCGCGAGGCCGCACCGTCGCAGCGCGCCTCCCCGCCGCTGTCGTGCGCGTCGCCGCGCTCGTCGCCGTGCTCGTCGCCGCGGCGGCGCCGCTCGCGGCCGCGTCCGATCGCCACGTCGTGCGCGTCGCGCCGAGCGGCTCCATCCAGGAGGCGATCGACGCCGCGCCGGCGGGCAGCGTCGTCGAGGTCGAGCCCGGCGTGTACCACGAGGCGCTCACCGTCGACCGGCCGGGCATCGTGCTGCGCGGCCTCGTGCGCGGCGACGCGCGCCCCGTGCTCGACGGCCGCGGCGAGCTCGGCGACGGCGTCATCGCGTCGGGCTCGCCCTTCGCGATGAGCGGCTTCGAGGTGCGTCACTACCGCGGCAACGGCGTCACGACGCAGGGGGTGGACGGCGTGCTGCTCTCGGACCTCGTCATCGACGACACGGGCCTCTACGGCGTGTATCCCGTGCAGTCGCGCAACATCGAGATCACGCACTGCACGGTCACGCGCATCCGCGACGCGGGCATCTACGTCGGCGAGTCGAACGGCGCGCTGGTCGCGCACAACGAGGTCCACCGCAACGTCGCCGGCATCGAGATCGAGAACACGAACGACGCCCTCGTCCGCGACAACCTCGTGTACGACAACACGGCCGGCATCCTCGTCTTCGTGCTCCCGGGCAAGGTGCAGAAGGAGGGCCTCCGCACGCGCGTCGTCCGCAACTTCTCGCTCCGCAACGACCGCGACAACTTCGGCGACCCCGAGTCGATCGTCGGCAAGCTCCCCTTCGGCATCGGTCTCATGGTGATGGGGGCCGACGACACGGAGCTCGTCGACAACGTCGTGAAGGAGAACCGCTCGGCCGGCATCGCCGTCGTGCGCCTCGCCGAGGACCAGGCCGCGAAGGATCCGGCGCTCGAGCCGCTCTCCGATCGCACGCGCATCGGCTTCAACTACGTCTCGGGCAACGGGGTGGCCCCGCACCCGACGATCGCCCGCGCCTACGGCGGCGGCGCCGACGTGATGTGGGACGGAACGGGGAGCGGCAACTGCGAGGATCTCGCCGACGCCGCGACGCGCGGCGGCGCGCCGCTCGCGCGCTGCGTCGACGCGCCGCAGGGCGCGCAGGCGCGCACCGAGGCGGCGCCGGAGGCCGCGCCGCGCGCGAGCGCGCCGACGACCGCCGCGCCCGCGACCGCCGCACCGATCGACGGCCCGGTCGTGCGCATCCGCGGCATGCGCTTCGAGCCGCGCACGCTCGAGGTGACGCGCGGCGCGACCGTCACGTGGATCAACGAGGACGCGGTGACGCACACGGTGACGAGCGGCGTCGGGACGGTGCCGACGAACGCGCCGCTCGCGTCGCCCTTCCTCGCGCGCGGCGCCACCTATCGTCACACGTTCGAGCGCGAGGGCGACTACGAGTACCTCTGCCTCCCGCACCTCGACCAGGCGCCGATGCGCGGCGCGCACGTCGTCGTGACGGGCGCGGGCGGCGACGCGCGCGCCGACGCGGACTAG
- a CDS encoding histidine phosphatase family protein translates to MPLRLLLLRHAKAERGDGLADRDRPLAPKGRVGARLVGEWLAARATGGELHVLCSTSLRTRETLAELAIAGALDRARLDVEEGLYLATAASLLERLRRLPEPADGDPGAVLVVAHNPGIHELAVALAGEGDRDAYERLRAGMPTGALAWLECDAAPRALRPGCARLAAFATPRALADERGLPL, encoded by the coding sequence GTGCCGCTGCGCCTGCTGCTTCTGCGCCACGCGAAGGCCGAGCGCGGCGACGGGCTCGCCGATCGCGACCGGCCGCTCGCGCCGAAGGGGCGCGTCGGTGCGCGCCTCGTCGGGGAGTGGCTCGCCGCGCGCGCGACGGGCGGCGAGCTCCACGTGCTCTGCTCGACGTCGCTGCGCACGCGCGAGACGCTCGCCGAGCTCGCGATCGCGGGGGCGCTCGACCGCGCGCGGCTCGATGTGGAGGAGGGCCTCTACCTCGCGACGGCGGCGTCGCTGCTCGAGCGGCTGCGGCGGCTGCCGGAGCCGGCGGACGGCGACCCTGGAGCGGTGCTCGTCGTCGCGCACAACCCCGGCATCCACGAGCTCGCGGTCGCGCTCGCGGGCGAGGGCGACCGCGACGCCTACGAGCGGCTGCGCGCGGGCATGCCGACGGGCGCGCTCGCGTGGCTCGAGTGCGACGCGGCGCCGCGCGCGCTCCGCCCGGGCTGCGCGCGGCTCGCGGCCTTCGCGACGCCGCGCGCGCTCGCCGACGAGCGCGGCCTCCCGCTCTAG
- the ppk1 gene encoding polyphosphate kinase 1 — MPHEPTSTTGRIREVGETRFLNRELSWLDFDERVLALAEDASLPLLERLKFLAIASRNLDEFFQVRVALLHAELQSDVDVVGVDGRTALEQLAVLRERVVALERREESIWADRLSGELRDAGIVVAPFDELDAAARRELARTFDEHIFPALTPLAVDPTHPFPYVSNLSFNLAVMVADPIAATRRFARIKVPRLLPRFLRLRDASTFVPIETVIGAHLDRVFPGMEVQSHCSFRVTRDADLDLAEDDADDLLLAVEEGLQRRQRLSDAVRLEVHASMADEPRALLRDELELSDADVYVRNGMLDLGALFEIYSALDRPELKDLPWMPRRPRAFAPAGPDEPVDLFAVLRERDVLVHHPYESFDQSVLAFLEQAANDPDVVAIKHTLYRSSGPENPIGRTVTKAARAGKQVVTLVELKARFDEATNIEWAHALEQSGVHVVYGLAGLKTHAKLILVVRREGDGLRRYCHVGTGNYNPVTARLYEDVGLFSSDPALGEDIGKLFNHLTGFSRPDTYRKVVVAPTDLRPALVDWIREEAEAGDGHVVLKVNSLSDPAIIDALYEASRAGARVDLVVRGICCLRPGVPGLSDNVRVRSVLGRYLEHSRLYRFGSARRGYRYSIGSADVMPRNLDRRVELVVPVESPALCERVEEVLQLLWADDRLAWELVDATWHRVPTERGVAAQEELQARARARTRAPEGGAE; from the coding sequence ATGCCGCACGAACCGACGAGCACGACGGGCCGGATCCGCGAAGTGGGCGAGACGCGCTTCCTCAACCGCGAGCTGTCGTGGCTCGACTTCGACGAGCGCGTGCTCGCCCTCGCCGAGGACGCGTCGCTCCCGCTGCTCGAGCGCCTCAAGTTCCTCGCGATCGCGAGCCGCAACCTCGACGAGTTCTTCCAGGTGCGCGTCGCGCTGCTGCACGCGGAGCTGCAGTCGGACGTCGACGTCGTGGGCGTCGACGGGCGCACGGCGCTCGAGCAGCTCGCGGTGCTGCGCGAGCGCGTCGTCGCGCTCGAGCGGCGCGAGGAGTCGATCTGGGCCGATCGGCTCTCGGGCGAGCTGCGCGACGCCGGCATCGTCGTCGCGCCGTTCGACGAGCTCGACGCCGCCGCGCGGCGCGAGCTCGCGCGCACCTTCGACGAGCACATCTTCCCGGCGCTGACGCCGCTCGCCGTCGACCCGACGCACCCGTTTCCGTACGTCTCGAACCTCTCGTTCAACCTCGCGGTGATGGTCGCGGACCCGATCGCGGCGACGCGCCGCTTCGCGCGCATCAAGGTGCCGCGTCTGCTGCCGCGCTTCCTGCGCCTGCGCGACGCGTCGACCTTCGTGCCGATCGAGACCGTGATCGGCGCGCACCTCGACCGCGTGTTCCCCGGGATGGAGGTGCAGTCGCACTGCTCGTTCCGCGTCACGCGCGACGCCGACCTCGACCTCGCCGAGGACGACGCCGACGACCTGCTGCTCGCGGTGGAAGAGGGACTGCAGCGCCGCCAGCGGCTGTCGGACGCCGTGCGGCTCGAGGTGCACGCGTCGATGGCGGACGAGCCGCGCGCCCTCCTGCGCGACGAGCTCGAGCTCTCGGACGCCGACGTCTACGTGCGAAACGGGATGCTCGACCTCGGCGCGCTCTTCGAGATCTACTCCGCGCTCGACCGCCCCGAGCTGAAGGACCTGCCGTGGATGCCGCGCCGCCCGCGCGCGTTCGCGCCCGCGGGCCCCGACGAGCCGGTCGACCTGTTCGCCGTGCTGCGCGAGCGCGACGTGCTCGTGCACCACCCGTACGAGTCGTTCGACCAGTCGGTGCTGGCGTTCCTCGAGCAGGCGGCGAACGACCCCGACGTCGTCGCCATCAAGCACACGCTCTACCGCAGCTCGGGCCCCGAGAATCCGATCGGTCGCACCGTGACGAAGGCGGCGCGCGCGGGCAAGCAGGTCGTCACGCTCGTCGAGCTGAAGGCGCGCTTCGACGAGGCGACCAACATCGAGTGGGCGCACGCGCTCGAGCAGTCGGGCGTGCACGTGGTGTACGGCCTGGCGGGACTCAAGACGCACGCGAAGCTCATCCTCGTCGTGCGCCGCGAGGGCGACGGGCTGCGTCGCTACTGCCACGTGGGCACCGGCAACTACAACCCGGTGACGGCGCGGCTCTACGAGGACGTGGGCCTCTTCTCGTCCGACCCCGCGCTCGGCGAGGACATCGGCAAGCTCTTCAACCACCTCACGGGCTTCAGCCGGCCCGACACGTACCGCAAGGTCGTCGTCGCGCCGACCGACCTGCGCCCGGCGCTCGTCGACTGGATCCGCGAGGAGGCGGAGGCCGGCGACGGCCACGTCGTGCTCAAGGTGAACTCGCTCTCCGACCCGGCGATCATCGACGCCTTGTACGAGGCGTCGCGCGCGGGTGCGCGCGTCGACCTCGTGGTGCGCGGCATCTGCTGCCTGCGCCCGGGCGTGCCGGGCCTCTCGGACAACGTGCGCGTGCGCTCCGTGCTCGGGCGCTACCTCGAGCACTCGCGCCTCTACCGGTTCGGGAGCGCGCGGCGCGGCTATCGCTACTCGATCGGCTCGGCCGACGTCATGCCGCGCAACCTCGACCGCCGCGTCGAGCTCGTCGTTCCGGTCGAGTCGCCCGCGCTGTGCGAGCGCGTCGAGGAGGTGCTGCAGCTCCTGTGGGCGGACGATCGCCTCGCGTGGGAGCTCGTCGACGCGACGTGGCACCGCGTGCCGACCGAGCGCGGCGTCGCCGCACAGGAGGAGCTGCAGGCGCGTGCGCGCGCGCGCACGCGCGCACCCGAGGGAGGAGCGGAGTGA
- a CDS encoding histidine phosphatase family protein: MKIYLVRHARSVAREDWLGDDDELRPLNEVGREQAEALAAQLAADPPTRILSATSVRCQQTVQALSSATGVEVEIEDRLASGEDVARALELLPTFDEGPLLLCTYGDVIGRVLRVLELVDADRPECRKGALWVLEGQGYTPTQATYVEPAATRRRRETGGGWDPAAGVVRAAVLDLGSTSFNLLIADVPPSGRIAPVVRDKVMLRLGAMIANGGAIPDEVVERACDVARELAEVARREKVERFFPVATAAIRAASNGADTARRIGAALGHPIRILSGEEEARTIFRAFQHRVDLGNDATLGLDLGGGSLELAVGSRRAIDREVTTPLGVVRLQRELVANDPITKPEVRAIRERVRSALADHRDLASGTSRVGVATGGTVRALARLLGEKTALRGPRPKTPRVALADLAELRRTLVRSTHAERLQMRGSRRHRADLVVVGAIVLEAVARELELDAYRVCDWGLREGVLLEGVLGRGALPDGPE, translated from the coding sequence GTGAAGATCTATCTCGTGCGACATGCGCGCTCCGTCGCCCGCGAGGACTGGCTCGGCGACGACGACGAGCTGCGCCCGCTCAACGAGGTCGGCCGCGAGCAGGCCGAGGCGCTCGCCGCGCAGCTCGCCGCCGATCCGCCGACGCGCATCCTCTCCGCGACCTCCGTGCGCTGCCAGCAGACCGTGCAGGCGCTCTCGTCCGCCACGGGCGTCGAGGTCGAGATCGAGGATCGCCTCGCGAGCGGCGAGGACGTCGCGCGCGCGCTCGAGCTCCTGCCGACGTTCGACGAGGGGCCGCTCCTGCTCTGCACCTACGGCGACGTGATCGGGCGCGTGCTCCGCGTGCTCGAGCTCGTCGACGCCGACCGTCCCGAGTGCCGCAAGGGCGCGCTCTGGGTGCTCGAAGGGCAGGGCTACACGCCGACGCAGGCGACCTACGTCGAGCCCGCCGCGACGCGGCGGCGTCGCGAGACCGGCGGCGGCTGGGACCCGGCGGCCGGCGTCGTGCGCGCCGCGGTGCTCGACCTCGGGAGCACGTCCTTCAACCTGCTGATCGCCGACGTCCCGCCGAGCGGGCGCATCGCGCCGGTCGTGCGCGACAAGGTGATGCTGCGGCTCGGCGCCATGATCGCCAACGGCGGCGCGATTCCCGACGAGGTCGTCGAGCGCGCGTGCGACGTGGCGCGCGAGCTCGCCGAGGTCGCGCGGCGCGAGAAGGTCGAGCGCTTCTTCCCCGTCGCGACCGCGGCGATCCGCGCGGCCTCGAACGGCGCCGACACGGCGCGGCGCATCGGCGCCGCGCTCGGCCATCCGATCCGCATCCTGAGCGGCGAGGAGGAGGCGCGCACGATCTTCCGCGCCTTCCAGCACCGCGTCGATCTCGGCAACGACGCGACGCTCGGGCTCGACCTCGGCGGGGGCAGCCTCGAGCTCGCGGTCGGCTCGCGGCGCGCGATCGATCGCGAGGTGACGACGCCGCTCGGCGTCGTGCGCCTGCAGCGCGAGCTCGTCGCGAACGACCCGATCACGAAGCCGGAAGTGCGGGCGATCCGCGAGCGCGTGCGGAGCGCGCTCGCCGACCATCGCGACCTCGCGAGCGGGACGTCGCGCGTCGGCGTCGCGACCGGCGGCACCGTGCGCGCGCTCGCGCGGCTGCTCGGCGAGAAGACGGCGCTGCGCGGCCCGCGGCCGAAGACGCCGCGCGTCGCCCTCGCCGACCTCGCGGAGCTCCGCCGCACGCTCGTGCGCTCGACGCACGCCGAGCGCCTGCAGATGCGCGGCAGCCGCCGCCACCGCGCCGATCTCGTCGTGGTCGGCGCGATCGTGCTCGAGGCCGTCGCCCGCGAGCTCGAGCTCGACGCCTACCGCGTCTGCGACTGGGGCCTGCGCGAGGGCGTGCTGCTCGAGGGCGTGCTCGGTCGCGGCGCGCTCCCCGACGGACCCGAGTGA
- a CDS encoding glycosyltransferase family 1 protein: protein MRIALFTEVFLPKIDGITNRLRHTIRCLRDEGHEVLVFAPDCPMREYAGARIESLPAIGFPPYPGLRLGLPDPRSAWHLRRFAPHVVHAVGPAFLGVFGLVAARALALPTVASYHTDLVRYAPLHGLGWVEPALWPAIRAVHNTADLNLCPSRFTQRELAEHGVRDVGLWRGGVDVERFAPGRRSLALRMQWTGGRPERPVVLYAGRLSPEKGLDAFRNVLEACPGAQGVLVGDGPSRADLEASLGGLDVVFTGFLRGEALAAAFASADVFFMPSATETLGFVVLEAMASGVPVVAANAGGVPDLVAHGETGWLYEPDRPLDGARCVAELLREDGRRRQFALLARKRALEQDWPSETRRLVETYRRAICGATSGGPLRRLHRAFVGG from the coding sequence ATGCGGATCGCGCTGTTCACCGAGGTGTTCCTTCCGAAGATCGACGGCATCACGAATCGCCTTCGGCACACCATCCGGTGCCTGCGCGACGAGGGCCACGAGGTGCTCGTCTTCGCGCCGGACTGCCCGATGCGCGAGTACGCGGGCGCGCGCATCGAGAGCCTCCCGGCGATCGGATTTCCTCCGTATCCCGGTCTGCGGCTCGGTCTCCCGGACCCGCGTAGCGCCTGGCACCTGCGGCGCTTCGCGCCGCACGTCGTGCACGCAGTGGGACCCGCCTTCCTCGGCGTCTTCGGGCTCGTGGCCGCGCGCGCGCTCGCGCTGCCGACGGTCGCCTCGTACCACACCGATCTGGTTCGTTATGCGCCGCTCCACGGGCTCGGCTGGGTCGAGCCGGCGCTGTGGCCCGCGATCCGCGCGGTCCACAACACGGCCGATCTGAACCTCTGTCCGTCGCGCTTCACTCAGCGCGAGCTGGCCGAGCACGGCGTGCGCGACGTCGGCCTGTGGCGCGGCGGCGTGGACGTCGAGCGCTTCGCGCCCGGTCGTCGTTCGCTCGCGCTCCGCATGCAGTGGACGGGCGGGCGTCCGGAGCGTCCGGTCGTGCTGTACGCGGGACGGCTCTCGCCGGAGAAGGGGCTCGACGCCTTCCGGAACGTGCTCGAGGCGTGTCCCGGAGCGCAGGGCGTGCTCGTCGGGGACGGCCCGTCGCGCGCGGATCTGGAGGCGTCGCTCGGCGGGCTCGACGTCGTGTTCACGGGCTTCCTGCGCGGCGAGGCGCTCGCGGCCGCGTTCGCGAGTGCGGACGTGTTCTTCATGCCGTCGGCGACCGAGACGCTCGGCTTCGTCGTGCTCGAGGCGATGGCGTCGGGCGTGCCGGTCGTGGCCGCGAACGCCGGCGGCGTACCCGACCTCGTCGCGCACGGCGAGACAGGGTGGCTCTACGAGCCCGACCGGCCGCTCGACGGCGCGCGCTGCGTGGCCGAGCTGCTTCGAGAGGACGGGCGACGCCGCCAGTTCGCCCTGCTCGCGCGCAAGCGCGCGCTCGAGCAGGACTGGCCGTCGGAGACGCGGAGGCTGGTCGAGACCTACCGCCGCGCGATCTGCGGCGCGACGAGCGGCGGCCCGCTGCGCCGCCTCCACCGCGCGTTCGTGGGCGGCTGA